In the genome of Nitrospira japonica, one region contains:
- the gatB gene encoding Asp-tRNA(Asn)/Glu-tRNA(Gln) amidotransferase subunit GatB codes for MTYEVVIGVEVHAQLRTKSKMFCGCGTTFGLSPNSQTCPVCLGLPGSLPVINKAAVEMAVRAGLALNCTVARANRFARKNYFYPDLPKGYQISQYEAPICEQGWIDIATGDGRKRIRIRRAHLEEDAGKSVHESASAGSRVDLNRAGTPLLEIVTEPDMRSSEEVVAYLKGLRDILMYLEICDGNMEEGSFRCEPNLSIRPLGQQEFGTKVELKNINSFKYVKDAIEYEVKRQAKVLQDGGAIRQETRLWNLDRGETAVMRSKEEAHDYRYFPDPDLVPLKLDPQWIEDFRDSVPELPAARAGRFVNQYGLPEYDAGLLTASKAMADYFEACVGLFPHPKTVSNWVMGELTRELNTAGVDVDSSAVSPERLVGLLAMVDRGTVSLKVAREIFPELYQSGKSAEDIVRDKGLTQVSDEGVLESLVTEVLAKNPGQVAQFKEGKHQVLGFLVGQVMKASGGKANPGKVNELLKSKIGDSR; via the coding sequence GTGACCTACGAAGTCGTCATCGGCGTCGAAGTTCACGCCCAGCTGCGGACCAAATCCAAGATGTTCTGCGGGTGCGGGACGACCTTCGGTCTGTCGCCGAACAGTCAGACCTGCCCCGTCTGCTTGGGGCTGCCTGGTTCCTTGCCGGTGATCAACAAGGCCGCGGTTGAAATGGCCGTGCGCGCCGGATTGGCGCTGAATTGCACCGTCGCCCGCGCAAACCGGTTCGCCCGGAAGAATTATTTCTACCCGGATCTGCCGAAAGGTTACCAGATATCCCAATATGAGGCGCCGATCTGTGAACAGGGATGGATCGACATCGCCACGGGCGACGGCCGGAAACGGATCCGTATCCGGAGAGCTCATCTCGAAGAGGATGCCGGAAAGAGCGTGCATGAATCGGCTTCAGCCGGCAGCCGGGTGGATTTGAACCGGGCCGGGACTCCGCTGCTCGAAATCGTCACGGAGCCGGACATGCGATCGTCGGAAGAAGTCGTCGCCTATTTGAAGGGGCTTCGGGATATTTTGATGTATCTCGAAATCTGCGACGGGAACATGGAGGAAGGCAGTTTCCGTTGCGAGCCCAATCTATCGATCCGTCCCCTCGGACAACAGGAGTTCGGCACGAAAGTCGAATTGAAGAACATCAATTCGTTCAAGTATGTCAAAGACGCGATCGAATACGAGGTAAAGCGGCAGGCCAAAGTTTTGCAGGACGGCGGTGCCATCCGGCAGGAGACGCGCTTGTGGAATTTGGATCGCGGGGAGACCGCGGTCATGCGGAGCAAAGAAGAAGCGCATGACTATCGATATTTCCCCGATCCGGACCTGGTGCCGCTGAAGCTGGACCCTCAATGGATTGAAGATTTTCGCGACAGCGTACCGGAACTGCCGGCGGCCCGTGCAGGCCGTTTCGTCAACCAGTATGGTCTGCCCGAGTATGACGCGGGCCTTCTTACTGCTTCCAAGGCCATGGCTGATTATTTCGAGGCGTGCGTGGGCCTCTTTCCTCATCCGAAGACGGTCAGCAATTGGGTGATGGGTGAGCTTACCAGGGAATTGAACACCGCGGGCGTGGATGTCGACTCGTCGGCGGTCTCTCCGGAGCGACTCGTCGGTCTGCTGGCAATGGTCGACCGGGGGACGGTCAGTTTGAAAGTCGCCCGGGAGATCTTCCCCGAGTTGTACCAGAGCGGAAAATCCGCGGAGGACATCGTCCGCGACAAAGGGCTGACGCAGGTGTCCGACGAGGGGGTTCTGGAATCGCTTGTCACGGAGGTGCTGGCGAAGAATCCAGGGCAGGTGGCCCAGTTCAAGGAAGGCAAACATCAAGTGCTGGGGTTCCTGGTCGGCCAAGTGATGAAAGCCAGCGGCGGGAAGGCAAATCCCGGAAAGGTGAACGAGCTACTCAAAAGCAAAATAGGCGATTCTCGGTGA
- a CDS encoding YtxH domain-containing protein — MADNHGSAAGVVLAFLSGAALGAVAGLLLAPRSGRDSRELLRGYARQAEDSLRDLAGQAGETLEGAIDQGKEFVESKKSVLREAFEAGREAVKRERDRVRGEG; from the coding sequence ATGGCGGATAATCACGGATCGGCGGCTGGCGTGGTGTTGGCGTTTCTCAGCGGGGCGGCGTTGGGAGCGGTGGCGGGGTTGCTGCTGGCGCCTCGATCTGGTCGTGATTCACGGGAATTATTACGCGGCTATGCCAGACAGGCGGAGGACAGCTTGCGTGATCTTGCCGGTCAGGCCGGTGAAACGCTTGAGGGCGCGATCGATCAGGGGAAGGAATTCGTCGAATCCAAGAAATCCGTGTTGCGGGAGGCGTTCGAAGCGGGACGGGAAGCGGTGAAGCGCGAGCGCGATCGGGTTCGGGGAGAAGGATGA
- a CDS encoding DUF948 domain-containing protein, with protein sequence MNAVEIAAILIAVAFAVLVGYLVPLLIQIRKTVAESEQLLSKMNTDMPALVSELRAMSQNLNDLAEQARGGVEHAAVLLHAVGEVGESVQQVHNVVRGSSGGLLTNVASVVAGLKAATQVVRERYRREGEPHNGG encoded by the coding sequence ATGAATGCCGTCGAAATTGCCGCGATCCTGATCGCCGTCGCCTTTGCCGTTCTGGTCGGATACCTGGTGCCGCTGTTGATACAAATACGCAAGACGGTCGCCGAGTCGGAGCAATTGCTCTCCAAAATGAACACGGATATGCCGGCACTCGTATCGGAATTGCGGGCGATGAGCCAGAACCTCAACGATCTTGCCGAGCAGGCGCGCGGTGGGGTGGAGCATGCCGCGGTACTCTTGCACGCGGTCGGTGAAGTCGGAGAATCGGTTCAACAAGTTCACAACGTCGTTCGAGGATCGAGCGGCGGGCTCCTGACCAATGTGGCAAGCGTGGTGGCGGGATTGAAGGCCGCGACGCAGGTCGTGCGGGAGCGATACCGGAGGGAAGGAGAACCACACAATGGCGGATAA
- the gatA gene encoding Asp-tRNA(Asn)/Glu-tRNA(Gln) amidotransferase subunit GatA encodes MSIHKLSLCDLQKKFTAGEVTAVEIVRAYSLRISQVEQKVKAYVTRTTESALARAAALDEKLKTWRHTKPMMGMPLAIKDNICTSGVPTTCSSRMLKEFVPPYDATVAAKLQDQEYLLLGKTNLDEFAMGSSTENSAFGPSRNPWDLQCVPGGSSGGSAAAVAADECVAALGSDTGGSIRQPAAFCGVVGMKPTYGRVSRYGLVAFASSLDQIGPITKTVADAAYLLGAIAGHDPMDSTSADLPVPDYMKALRKRDLKKLKVGVPVEFFGEGLDPEVEQAVRAAIDELKNLGADIKEIQLPRTDAAVAVYYVIATAEASSNLARFDGVKFGLRAKETKDLLDLYMKTRQEGFGPEVKRRIMLGTYALSSGYYEAYYGKAQAVQTLIRQDFSEAFKEVDLIVTPVTPTPAFKLGAKAEDPLQMYLSDIFTISVNLAGLPAIALPCGFSKTRLPIGLQIIGRAFEEETMLRAAHAYEQSTQWHERKPVVR; translated from the coding sequence ATGTCGATTCATAAGCTGTCACTGTGTGATTTGCAAAAGAAGTTCACGGCGGGGGAAGTGACCGCCGTCGAAATCGTGCGCGCCTATTCATTACGGATCAGCCAGGTGGAACAGAAGGTCAAAGCCTATGTGACGAGGACCACCGAGTCAGCGTTGGCGCGGGCGGCGGCATTGGACGAGAAGCTCAAGACCTGGCGCCATACCAAGCCGATGATGGGCATGCCTCTGGCGATCAAGGACAACATCTGCACGTCCGGCGTTCCGACGACCTGCTCCTCGCGCATGCTCAAGGAGTTCGTTCCGCCCTACGACGCGACGGTGGCCGCGAAGCTTCAAGATCAAGAATATCTGTTGCTGGGAAAGACCAATCTTGATGAATTCGCGATGGGATCCTCGACCGAGAATTCGGCCTTCGGGCCCAGTCGAAACCCGTGGGACCTGCAGTGCGTGCCGGGCGGGTCGAGCGGTGGATCGGCCGCCGCCGTCGCCGCCGATGAGTGCGTGGCTGCGCTGGGATCGGATACCGGCGGATCGATCCGACAGCCTGCGGCGTTCTGCGGAGTGGTTGGCATGAAGCCCACCTACGGGAGGGTCTCGCGCTACGGGCTTGTCGCCTTCGCGTCCTCTCTGGACCAGATCGGTCCGATCACGAAAACCGTCGCCGACGCCGCGTATCTTCTCGGTGCCATTGCCGGGCATGATCCGATGGATTCCACTTCCGCCGACCTTCCGGTGCCGGATTACATGAAGGCATTGAGGAAAAGGGATCTCAAAAAGCTCAAGGTGGGCGTGCCCGTAGAGTTCTTCGGGGAGGGACTCGATCCGGAAGTCGAGCAGGCCGTCAGAGCCGCCATCGACGAACTCAAGAATCTGGGGGCCGACATCAAGGAGATTCAACTTCCGCGGACCGACGCGGCGGTCGCAGTGTACTACGTGATCGCGACGGCGGAAGCCAGTTCCAATCTGGCAAGATTCGACGGCGTCAAGTTCGGCTTGAGAGCCAAGGAGACCAAGGATCTTCTTGATCTATATATGAAAACGCGACAGGAAGGCTTCGGACCGGAGGTGAAACGACGGATCATGCTGGGTACCTATGCTCTGAGTTCCGGGTACTACGAGGCGTATTACGGAAAAGCTCAGGCGGTGCAGACGCTGATTCGCCAGGATTTTTCCGAGGCATTCAAGGAGGTGGACTTGATCGTCACGCCCGTGACCCCCACTCCGGCGTTCAAGCTCGGGGCAAAAGCCGAAGATCCGCTGCAGATGTACCTGTCCGACATTTTCACCATATCGGTCAACCTGGCCGGCTTGCCGGCCATCGCTTTGCCCTGTGGATTCAGCAAGACTCGTCTGCCGATCGGCCTGCAAATCATCGGGCGTGCCTTTGAAGAAGAGACGATGCTTCGAGCGGCCCACGCCTATGAGCAGTCGACTCAATGGCACGAGAGGAAGCCCGTCGTTCGCTAG
- the panD gene encoding aspartate 1-decarboxylase, with protein sequence MFRQMLRSKIHRVTVTGTHLEYEGSLTIDQDLMEAAAILPYEAIICSNMNNGERFMTYAIAGKRGSGDIVLNGPTARKAAVGDQIIIFCYEYYAEEEIKKHAPIIVRVNDKNRIVSKG encoded by the coding sequence ATGTTCCGACAAATGCTACGGTCGAAAATCCATCGTGTGACGGTTACCGGCACGCATCTGGAGTACGAAGGCAGCCTGACGATCGATCAGGATCTGATGGAAGCCGCGGCCATTCTTCCGTATGAGGCGATCATCTGCTCGAATATGAATAACGGCGAGCGCTTCATGACGTACGCGATTGCCGGCAAGCGGGGCAGCGGAGACATCGTGCTCAACGGTCCGACCGCACGCAAGGCGGCGGTCGGCGATCAGATCATCATCTTTTGTTACGAATACTATGCCGAAGAAGAGATCAAGAAGCACGCGCCGATCATCGTGCGTGTCAATGACAAAAACCGGATAGTGAGCAAAGGATGA
- the gatC gene encoding Asp-tRNA(Asn)/Glu-tRNA(Gln) amidotransferase subunit GatC, which produces MEITKQEVEKVAKLARLAISPSEREAFARQLSQILTHVETLNRYDTAGVEPTTTVLEQANVFREDVVRPSLPADLALANAPEREADGFRVPKIIE; this is translated from the coding sequence GTGGAGATTACCAAACAGGAAGTCGAAAAGGTGGCGAAGTTGGCGCGCCTGGCCATCTCTCCGTCCGAGCGGGAGGCCTTCGCCAGGCAATTGAGTCAGATCCTGACCCACGTCGAGACGTTGAATCGATACGACACCGCGGGTGTCGAGCCGACGACGACGGTGCTGGAACAAGCCAACGTGTTTCGAGAAGACGTCGTTCGTCCGTCGTTGCCAGCGGATCTCGCGCTGGCCAATGCGCCGGAGCGGGAAGCCGACGGATTTCGCGTGCCGAAGATCATTGAGTGA
- the glmS gene encoding glutamine--fructose-6-phosphate transaminase (isomerizing) — translation MCGIVGYVGDQEAVPILIGGLAKLEYRGYDSAGVAVLQGQKIEVRRSVGKLANLQKSLKEKEIAGAVGIGHTRWATHGKPSEQNAHPHRSKSCVLVHNGIIENYQPLKQQLEREGYKFHSDTDTEVVAHLIDKHMQKGLGLADAVRAATKEVRGSYALAVISEQEPGTLVAARLGCPLVVGRTKNASFVASDVMAMLAHTRDVTYLEEGDVAVVTASDVRMTDVEGHAMARKPSKITWDAADAEKSGFPHFMLKEIHEQPQTILDTMRGRYSYETGEADLPDIGLTPKEFAAVDRIWIVACGTSWHAGLVGKYLFEDMVRTPVQVDIGSEFRYRDPLVGKRDLFLTISQSGETADTLAAAREAKQKGARVVSIVNVVGSTLARESDGVLYTHCGPEIGVASTKAFTAQLTALYLMALHLARVRNVMKEADGKAWLDRLVRLPVLVESVLRREAEIVAIAKRYYKKRNFLFLGRGINYPIALEGSLKLKEISYIHAEGYAAGEMKHGPIALIDRDMPVVVLAPRDRLYEKTVSNLMEVKARHAPVIALVAEGERELGKTADAVFTIPETHPLISPILFTIPLQLLAYHIAVLRGADVDQPRNLAKSVTVE, via the coding sequence ATGTGTGGAATCGTCGGATACGTCGGCGATCAGGAAGCGGTCCCGATCCTTATCGGTGGACTCGCGAAACTGGAATACCGCGGATATGATTCTGCGGGAGTCGCGGTGTTGCAAGGCCAGAAGATCGAAGTCCGGCGGAGCGTGGGAAAGCTGGCGAACCTCCAAAAATCGCTCAAGGAGAAGGAGATCGCCGGCGCGGTGGGAATCGGCCACACGCGGTGGGCGACGCATGGGAAACCGTCCGAACAAAATGCGCATCCGCATCGGTCGAAAAGCTGCGTCCTCGTGCACAACGGGATTATCGAGAACTATCAGCCGCTCAAGCAGCAGTTGGAGCGCGAAGGGTACAAGTTTCACTCGGACACCGATACGGAAGTCGTGGCCCATCTCATCGATAAGCACATGCAGAAGGGATTGGGTTTGGCTGACGCGGTCCGGGCGGCGACGAAGGAAGTGCGAGGAAGTTATGCGTTGGCCGTGATTTCCGAGCAGGAGCCCGGGACCTTGGTCGCGGCGAGGTTGGGGTGCCCGCTGGTCGTCGGCCGAACGAAAAACGCGTCTTTCGTCGCCTCCGACGTGATGGCGATGCTGGCGCATACGCGCGACGTCACCTATCTCGAGGAAGGCGACGTCGCCGTCGTCACCGCTTCCGATGTGCGCATGACGGATGTGGAAGGCCATGCCATGGCCAGGAAACCGTCCAAGATCACCTGGGACGCGGCGGATGCGGAGAAAAGCGGATTTCCCCATTTCATGCTCAAGGAAATCCACGAGCAACCGCAGACGATTCTGGACACGATGCGCGGACGGTACTCGTATGAAACCGGCGAAGCCGATCTGCCGGACATCGGATTGACGCCCAAGGAATTTGCGGCCGTGGACCGGATTTGGATCGTGGCTTGCGGAACCTCATGGCACGCAGGTCTGGTCGGTAAGTATCTCTTCGAGGACATGGTGCGGACTCCGGTTCAAGTCGATATCGGGAGCGAGTTCCGTTACCGCGACCCGCTGGTCGGCAAACGGGACCTCTTCCTGACGATCTCTCAATCCGGCGAGACCGCCGATACTCTTGCCGCCGCACGGGAGGCCAAACAGAAGGGCGCGCGCGTCGTATCGATCGTCAACGTCGTCGGCAGCACCCTGGCCCGGGAGTCGGACGGCGTGTTGTACACCCATTGCGGCCCAGAAATCGGAGTGGCGTCGACCAAGGCGTTTACGGCTCAATTGACCGCGCTCTACCTGATGGCGCTGCATCTGGCCCGCGTCCGCAACGTGATGAAGGAAGCGGACGGCAAAGCCTGGCTCGATCGGTTGGTGCGCCTCCCCGTGCTGGTGGAAAGCGTCCTGCGGCGTGAGGCCGAGATCGTGGCGATCGCCAAACGATATTACAAAAAACGCAATTTCCTCTTTCTGGGCCGTGGCATCAATTATCCGATCGCATTGGAAGGTTCCCTCAAGCTCAAGGAGATTTCCTACATTCATGCGGAGGGGTATGCGGCGGGCGAGATGAAACATGGCCCGATCGCCTTGATCGACCGGGACATGCCGGTGGTGGTATTGGCTCCGCGGGATCGGTTGTATGAAAAGACTGTCAGCAATCTCATGGAAGTCAAAGCCCGCCACGCTCCGGTTATTGCACTTGTGGCCGAGGGGGAGCGAGAATTAGGAAAGACCGCCGACGCGGTCTTTACGATTCCCGAGACCCATCCGCTTATTTCGCCGATCCTGTTCACCATTCCGCTGCAGTTGTTGGCCTATCACATCGCAGTCCTGCGCGGCGCGGATGTGGATCAGCCGAGGAATCTTGCGAAGAGCGTGACGGTCGAGTAG
- a CDS encoding DUF502 domain-containing protein, translating to MLKASLKRYFLTGLLVITPIWGTVLILKTLFVAVDGILGNLLAEMVPNHYVPGLGILALIVLVFATGLFAANFMGKQIVKVWEGWLNRVPLVRGIYSTLKSMMDILSFSERGSYHRVVLIQFPKNGHYCFAFVTGVTKGEMQEITQDALVHVYVPTSPNPTSGYFLLVPEREVTSVDISVEEAMKLIISGGLYSPTPSLAATASAEAKWGSIKQPDPGVPIG from the coding sequence ATGCTGAAAGCCTCGCTAAAACGCTACTTTCTGACGGGTCTTCTGGTGATTACCCCGATCTGGGGGACTGTCCTCATTTTGAAGACGCTTTTCGTGGCGGTGGACGGCATTCTCGGCAACCTGTTGGCCGAGATGGTGCCGAATCATTATGTGCCGGGACTGGGCATTCTTGCGCTCATCGTATTGGTGTTTGCGACTGGTTTGTTTGCGGCCAATTTCATGGGCAAGCAAATCGTCAAGGTATGGGAAGGGTGGCTCAATCGCGTGCCGCTCGTGCGCGGGATCTATTCGACCCTGAAATCCATGATGGATATTCTCTCGTTTTCCGAACGGGGGTCGTATCATCGCGTCGTCCTGATCCAGTTTCCAAAGAACGGCCACTACTGTTTTGCCTTTGTCACCGGAGTGACGAAAGGGGAGATGCAAGAGATTACACAGGATGCATTGGTTCACGTCTACGTTCCCACCTCGCCGAACCCGACGTCCGGATATTTTCTGCTCGTGCCCGAGCGGGAAGTGACCTCCGTCGATATTAGCGTGGAAGAGGCGATGAAGCTGATCATATCCGGGGGGCTGTATTCACCCACCCCGTCGCTCGCCGCGACCGCCTCGGCCGAGGCCAAATGGGGTTCGATCAAACAGCCGGATCCGGGAGTGCCCATCGGATGA
- the tmk gene encoding dTMP kinase yields the protein MKARTWIHRGLFITLEGPEGSGKTTQIRYLATALRKAGCRVVTTREPGGTPIAEAIRTVLLLSKRKEPISVQAEALLILAARSQHVTQVIKPALKRGAVVLCDRFSDSTMAYQGFGRGLDREWLAQANAVAADGLQPDLTILLDLPVAIGLARRRAARGQQNRLDRETTRFHRRVRRGFLALAEQARGRITVIHADRCVEDIRAEIEPLALRWAARYVGYRRGVHAV from the coding sequence ATGAAAGCACGGACGTGGATTCACCGAGGTCTGTTCATTACCCTTGAAGGCCCCGAAGGGAGCGGTAAAACTACGCAGATCCGATACCTCGCGACGGCCTTGCGGAAAGCCGGGTGCCGAGTCGTCACTACCAGAGAACCGGGGGGTACTCCGATCGCCGAAGCCATCCGTACTGTCCTGCTGCTTTCCAAACGGAAAGAGCCGATCAGCGTACAAGCTGAAGCGCTGTTGATCCTCGCAGCCCGCAGCCAGCACGTGACTCAGGTCATCAAGCCGGCGCTGAAGCGGGGCGCTGTGGTTTTATGCGACCGCTTTTCCGATTCAACCATGGCCTACCAAGGATTCGGCCGCGGGCTGGATCGAGAATGGCTGGCGCAAGCCAACGCGGTAGCCGCGGATGGACTCCAACCGGATCTCACAATCCTGCTGGACCTGCCCGTCGCCATCGGCTTGGCACGCAGACGCGCCGCGCGAGGGCAACAAAACCGTCTGGACCGCGAAACGACGCGATTCCACCGGCGCGTTCGCCGGGGCTTTCTCGCATTGGCCGAACAGGCACGGGGACGGATCACCGTGATCCATGCGGACCGGTGCGTCGAGGACATTCGAGCCGAGATCGAGCCGCTTGCACTACGGTGGGCGGCGCGGTATGTAGGATACCGGCGAGGGGTGCATGCCGTTTGA
- the holB gene encoding DNA polymerase III subunit delta', which yields MPFDEVIGHEATIAALQTAASGGRLAHAYLFHGDVAIGKRLTASRFAQALNCERMETAKPPDACGLCRSCLQIEARTYPDFFVIEPDRELAVPQIKIEEIRNLEQQMVYRPLVGERKICLIDDADRMTIGASNALLKTLEEPPDHSLFLLVSSRPHALPATIRSRCQQLRFGVPSWTRVEAALIRDREKNPADARLLAVFSEGRIGQAFSADAGQLRTRQREILELVNQQTLQSSALLLTAAESLHKSERAQDTLTWLARWIRDVVFVRVGGDPDQLLFAEHIRALEACARQADTDSLLQLLQDIEQTEQQSGRHVNLQIALENILLRLRDAIFPQTPVPSS from the coding sequence ATGCCGTTTGATGAGGTCATCGGGCACGAGGCGACGATCGCCGCCCTGCAAACCGCCGCAAGCGGCGGGCGACTGGCCCATGCCTATCTGTTTCACGGAGACGTCGCCATCGGAAAACGGCTGACGGCGTCTCGATTCGCCCAAGCTCTCAATTGCGAACGGATGGAGACGGCGAAGCCGCCCGACGCATGCGGCCTCTGTCGTTCGTGCCTGCAGATCGAGGCCCGCACCTACCCGGATTTCTTCGTGATCGAGCCGGACCGGGAATTGGCCGTACCCCAGATCAAGATCGAAGAAATTCGCAACCTCGAGCAGCAGATGGTGTACCGTCCGTTGGTCGGCGAGCGAAAGATTTGTCTCATCGACGACGCGGACCGCATGACCATCGGCGCATCCAACGCCCTTTTGAAAACCCTGGAGGAACCGCCGGACCACAGTCTGTTTCTGCTGGTCTCAAGCCGGCCCCACGCCTTGCCGGCGACGATCCGTTCACGATGCCAGCAACTCCGGTTCGGCGTTCCGTCATGGACACGGGTGGAAGCGGCGCTCATTCGCGATCGGGAGAAGAACCCCGCGGACGCTCGCTTGCTGGCCGTCTTCAGCGAGGGGCGTATCGGGCAGGCGTTCTCAGCCGATGCGGGACAACTCCGTACCCGACAGCGCGAAATCCTGGAACTGGTCAACCAGCAGACCCTGCAATCGAGCGCGTTATTGCTCACCGCTGCCGAATCACTCCACAAATCCGAACGTGCGCAAGACACCCTGACGTGGCTGGCCCGGTGGATCAGAGACGTCGTATTCGTCCGAGTGGGAGGGGATCCTGACCAACTCCTGTTCGCCGAGCACATTCGGGCGCTCGAAGCCTGTGCACGCCAGGCGGATACGGATTCTCTTCTCCAGCTGCTTCAGGATATTGAGCAGACGGAGCAACAGTCCGGCCGGCACGTCAATCTCCAAATCGCCCTCGAGAACATCCTCCTCCGCCTGCGTGACGCGATCTTCCCGCAGACTCCCGTCCCGTCATCCTGA
- the metG gene encoding methionine--tRNA ligase: MSAKNTFYVTTPIYYVNDVPHIGHAYTTIAADVLARYRRLKGRDVFFLTGLDEHGQKVQQAAAKAGIDPQVHCDKLAPQFQDLWTRLNISNDAFIRTTDAPHKSIVQRYLQELFDKDLIYKGSYTGWYCTFDERFWTEKDVENGLCPDCKRPVEQISEHNYFFRMGQYQDRLIDYIRTHDRFVRPEPRRNEVLGFLQTQKLGDLSISRPKSRLSWGIELPFDAQYVTYVWFDALVNYLSALEYKLPSPAVARYWPADLHLVGKDILTTHAVYWSTMLMALNLPLPQTIFAHGWWTVDGEKMSKSRGNVVDPNKMAAVYGVDPFRYFLLREVPFGQDGDFSEQGLARRINSDLANGIGNLLSRTLTMIERNCAGTIPDVPHDYLDGEEAQKQYPLLVQARESLRALGDRLDVLFDGFEFNTALLLLASRASDADTFIDKHEPWKLAKDPVKRPELHAVLYSAAECLRILSLYLYPVMPATAQKIAEQLGLNIDFTVPLLRNTIEWGGLQAGTKIHKGPALFPRVEPNPEGAKPVNDSATPSQSAPTAPTSATAAPTPAAPAAPAQIAIDEFMKIQLKTAKVLAAERVPKSEKLLKLRVSLGTEERQIVAGIGKKYDPESLIGKTIVIVANLKPAKLMGIESQGMVLAAGDGEVRGLVTILEEVEPGTKVK; encoded by the coding sequence ATGAGCGCAAAAAACACCTTCTACGTCACCACCCCGATCTACTACGTCAACGACGTGCCCCATATCGGTCACGCGTATACGACCATCGCCGCCGACGTGCTGGCCCGTTACCGGCGATTGAAAGGCCGCGATGTTTTTTTTCTCACCGGTCTCGACGAGCACGGCCAAAAAGTCCAGCAAGCCGCGGCCAAGGCGGGGATCGATCCTCAGGTGCATTGCGACAAGCTTGCGCCTCAGTTCCAAGACCTCTGGACCCGCCTCAATATCTCCAACGACGCCTTCATCAGGACGACTGATGCACCGCACAAATCAATAGTGCAACGATATCTTCAAGAGCTATTCGATAAAGACTTGATTTACAAAGGTTCGTATACGGGATGGTATTGCACGTTCGACGAACGATTCTGGACAGAGAAGGACGTCGAAAACGGCCTCTGTCCGGATTGCAAACGCCCCGTCGAACAGATCAGCGAGCACAACTATTTTTTCAGGATGGGGCAATATCAGGATCGTCTGATCGACTACATCAGGACACACGATCGGTTCGTGCGTCCCGAGCCGCGCCGCAATGAAGTCCTGGGCTTTCTTCAGACGCAGAAGCTCGGCGATCTCTCGATCTCGCGGCCGAAGTCCCGGCTGTCATGGGGCATCGAACTGCCGTTCGACGCGCAATACGTCACGTACGTATGGTTTGACGCGCTCGTGAATTATCTCTCCGCCCTCGAGTATAAATTGCCCTCGCCGGCCGTCGCCCGGTATTGGCCTGCGGATCTCCACCTGGTGGGCAAGGACATCTTGACCACCCACGCCGTCTATTGGTCCACGATGTTGATGGCGCTCAATTTGCCTTTGCCGCAGACGATCTTTGCGCACGGCTGGTGGACGGTCGATGGAGAAAAGATGTCCAAGAGTCGCGGCAACGTGGTTGATCCCAACAAAATGGCGGCAGTTTACGGCGTCGATCCCTTTCGATATTTCCTCCTCCGAGAGGTCCCCTTCGGTCAGGACGGGGATTTTTCAGAACAGGGTCTGGCAAGACGAATCAACAGCGATCTGGCCAACGGAATCGGCAACCTCTTGAGCCGAACATTGACGATGATCGAACGGAATTGCGCCGGCACGATTCCGGACGTCCCTCACGACTATCTCGACGGCGAGGAGGCGCAGAAACAGTATCCGCTCCTCGTTCAGGCGAGAGAGTCCCTCCGAGCACTGGGAGACCGACTGGATGTCTTGTTCGATGGTTTTGAATTCAACACCGCCCTCCTCCTTCTCGCGAGCCGGGCGTCCGATGCGGACACATTCATCGACAAGCATGAACCCTGGAAACTTGCGAAAGACCCGGTCAAGCGTCCCGAACTGCACGCGGTGCTCTACAGCGCTGCAGAGTGCCTGCGCATATTGAGTCTCTATCTCTATCCGGTGATGCCGGCCACGGCGCAGAAGATCGCGGAGCAGTTGGGCCTGAACATTGATTTCACCGTACCATTGTTACGCAACACCATCGAGTGGGGCGGGCTCCAAGCCGGAACGAAGATTCACAAGGGGCCCGCCCTCTTTCCACGCGTTGAACCGAATCCAGAAGGAGCCAAACCCGTGAACGACTCCGCCACCCCGTCTCAATCGGCCCCCACCGCACCGACCTCGGCCACCGCCGCGCCGACACCGGCGGCTCCGGCTGCTCCCGCTCAGATCGCCATCGACGAGTTCATGAAGATCCAGCTCAAGACCGCGAAGGTCCTCGCGGCCGAGCGGGTCCCGAAATCGGAAAAACTGCTGAAGCTCCGCGTTTCGCTGGGGACGGAAGAGCGTCAAATTGTGGCCGGCATCGGCAAGAAATATGATCCCGAATCCCTGATCGGCAAGACCATCGTCATCGTTGCCAACCTGAAGCCGGCAAAACTCATGGGCATTGAATCGCAGGGCATGGTGCTCGCTGCCGGCGATGGCGAGGTGCGCGGCCTCGTCACCATCCTGGAGGAGGTCGAGCCGGGAACCAAAGTCAAATGA